The Ziziphus jujuba cultivar Dongzao chromosome 7, ASM3175591v1 genome includes a region encoding these proteins:
- the LOC107425197 gene encoding annexin D2, whose translation MATLKVPAVVPSPAEDAEQLRSAFEGWGTNEGLIISILSHRNAAQRKAIRKVYAETYGEDLLKSLDKELSSDFERIVLLWTLDPPERDAFMAKEATKLFTKNTWVLAEIVTTRSTAQLFLVRQAYHVRYKKSLEEDVAHHTSGDLRKLLVPLVSSLRYEGDEVNNLLAKSEAKILRDKIEEKAYADDDFIRIVTTRSKAQLNATLNHYNNSYGNSINKDLKADPKDEYLKLLRAAIKCLTVPEKHFEKVLRQAINKFGTDEWALSRVVASRAEVDLERIKEEYHRRNSIPLARAVTKDTSGDYEKMLVELIGHENA comes from the exons ATGGCGACCCTTAAGGTACCAGCGGTGGTTCCTTCTCCTGCTGAGGATGCTGAGCAACTCCGTTCAGCTTTTGAAG GATGGGGTACAAATGAGGGATTAATCATATCCATATTGTCTCACAGGAATGCTGCTCAACGAAAGGCAATACGAAAGGTTTATGCAGAAACTTATGGTGAAGATCTTCTTAAATCTCTGGACAAAGAACTTTCAAGCGATTTTGAG CGAATTGTGCTGCTGTGGACACTGGATCCTCCTGAACGTGATGCGTTTATGGCTAAAGAAGCTACAAAGTTATTCACTAAAAACACCTGGGTTCTTGCGGAAATAGTCACTACCAGGTCAACAGCTCAGCTGTTTCTGGTGAGGCAGGCATATCATGTTCGTTACAAGAAATCCCTCGAAGAAGATGTTGCCCATCATACTTCCGGAGACCTCCGCAAG CTTTTGGTTCCTCTTGTGAGCTCATTGCGATACGAGGGAGATGAGGTGAACAATTTGTTGGCAAAGTCAGAGGCTAAGATACTCCGTGACAAAATTGAAGAGAAAGCCTATGCTGATGATGACTTCATCAGAATTGTCACTACCAGGAGCAAAGCGCAGCTCAATGCAACACTCAACCACTACAACAATtcatatggaaattctatcaaCAAG GATTTGAAGGCTGATCCAAAAGACGAATACCTCAAGCTACTTAGAGCAGCAATCAAGTGCTTGACGGTCCCTGAGAAACACTTTGAGAAGGTCCTGAGGCAGGCCATCAACAAGTTCGGTACAGACGAGTGGGCTCTAAGTAGAGTTGTGGCCTCTAGGGCAGAGGTTGACTTGGAACGCATCAAGGAGGAATACCATCGAAGAAACAGCATTCCTTTGGCTCGTGCTGTTACCAAAGACACTTCTGGAGACTATGAGAAAATGCTCGTTGAGTTGATTGGACATGAAAATGCTTGA
- the LOC107425198 gene encoding uncharacterized protein LOC107425198, protein MERATPVRKPHTDTSDLLTWTEVPPSSPATPTTHRSHQPSDGIKKVLHGGQVTEEEAQSLNKKKPCSGYKLKEVSGSIFTANGGYGASQSDAANPSNRTTVRVYKQASNGISQISFSTEESISPKKPTSIPEVAKQRELSGTLQTESDAKTKQISNAKSKELSGHDIFGPPPEIVPRSRAAARTLESKEKKGMGEPAPRNIRTSVKVSNPAGGQSNILFDEEPVVKTSKKIHNQKFAELTGNDIFKGDVPPGSAEKPLSVAKLKEISGSNIFADGKAQSRDFLGGVRKPPGGESSIALV, encoded by the exons ATGGAGAGAGCCACGCCCGTCAGAAAGCCACACACCGACACTTCCGATCTGCTGACGTGGACTGAGGTTCCTCCATCGTCCCCTGCCACTCCCACCACCCACCGCTCTCAccag CCGTCCGATGGTATCAAAAAAGTGCTGCATGGAGGTCAGGTGACTGAGGAAGAAGCTCAGAGCCTCAACAAAAA GAAGCCTTGCTCAGGGTATAAATTAAAGGAGGTAAGTGGAAGTATATTTACAGCTAATGGTGGATATGGTGCTTCACAATCTGATGCTGCTAATCCCAGTAACAGAACAACAGTGCGTGTATATAAG CAAGCCTCGAATGGAATTAGTCAAATATCATTCAGTACTGAAGAGAGTATCTCGCCAAAGAAGCCGACCTCTATTCCTGAGGTTGCAAAGCAGCGTGAGCTGAGTGGGACATTGCAAACTGAGTCTGATGCAAAGACTAAGCAGATATCTAATGCTAAGAGCAAGGAGCTTAGTGGTCATGACATCTTTGGCCCTCCCCCAGAAATAGTGCCTCGATCACGGGCTGCTGCTCGTACCTTGGAatctaaagaaaagaaaggcaTGGGAGAACCTGCACCTCGAAACATCCGCACATCTGTCAAAGTTTCAAAT CCTGCTGGAGGTCAGAGTAACATACTGTTTGACGAAGAACCTGTTGTCAAGACTTCAAAGAAAATACATAACCAGAAGTTCGCTGAGTTGACAGGGAATGATATATTTAAGGGAGATGTTCCTCCAGGATCTGCTGAAAAACCCCTGAGCGTGGCTAAGCTGAAAGAAATAAGCGGCAGCAACATCTTCGCTGATGGAAAGGCACAATCAAGAGACTTTCTAGGCGGTGTCCGCAAGCCCCCTGGTGGTGAGAGTAGCATTGCCTTGGTTTAA
- the LOC107425201 gene encoding oxidation resistance protein 1: protein MGRQQSLRSKAAHFVSDITTVLLNPISDKPSKPTSKSPAQSEDASESKRSQPESISEEGSEDLVDGPDTSSFTAFLYSLLSAPESEINPNLAEPIDDQVEKGNSASDSKMKENGGRRSLISKGKQTLGRAIYQAARISGYRNQERKADSDTKVGNDRDARLAGVEMKPVQKVEEPLPSLDRPDISEPSLLLSEDTRTALYASLPALIQGRKWLLLYSTWRHGISLSTLYRRSMLWPGLTLLVVGDRKGAVFGGLVEAPLRPTNKKKYQGTNETFVFTDKPGHPVIFHPTGANRYFTVCAMDFLAIGGGGHFALYLDSDLLNGSSSNSETYGNPCLANSEDFEVKEVELWGFVYASKYEEMLALSRTEAPGICRW from the exons atggGTAGGCAACAGTCTTTACGGAGCAAAGCTGCCCACTTTGTATCCGATATTACCACCGTCCTCCTCAACCCTATTTCCGACAAACCCTCCAAACCCACTTCCAAATCGCCTGCTCAATCT GAAGATGCGAGCGAGTCCAAACGAAGTCAACCTGAGTCAATTAGTGAAGAGGGTTCTGAAGATTTAGTTGATGGACCAGATACTTCTTCCTTTACTGCATTCCTGTACTCACTATTGTCAGCCCCAGAGTCTGAAATTAATCCAAACTTGGCCGAGCCAATTGATGATCAAGTGGAAAAGGGTAATTCAGCATCTGACtccaaaatgaaagaaaatggtgGGAGAAGAAGCTTAATTTCCAAGGGAAAACAGACACTTGGTAGAGCTATATACCAAGCTGCGAGAATCAGTGGGTATCGGAATCAAGAGCGCAAGGCTGATTCTGACACTAAAGTTGGTAATGATAGAGATGCTAGATTGGCTGGAGTTGAGATGAAGCCCGTACAGAAAGTCGAAGAGCCTTTACCTTCACTTGATCGTCCAGACATTTCTGAACCCTCATTGCTTCTCTCAGAAGATACAAGAACTGCACTTTATGCTTCACTTCCAGCACTTATTCAGGGAAGGAAATGGTTATTACTATACAG TACATGGAGGCACGGCATTTCACTTTCAACACTATACAGAAGGAGCATGCTCTGGCCTGGTCTCACTTTGCTG GTTGTTGGAGACCGTAAAGGTGCAGTATTTGGTGGCTTGGTTGAGGCACCCTTAAGACCAACCAACAAGAAAAAGTATCAG GGAACAAATGAAACATTTGTTTTCACAGATAAGCCTGGACATCCTGTTATATTCCATCCTACAG GTGCAAATCGGTATTTCACTGTCTGTGCCATGGACTTTCTAGCAATTGGTGGGGGTGGTCACTTTGCACTATATTTGGACAGTGATCT ATTGAATGGATCAAGTTCAAACTCGGAAACTTATGGAAACCCTTGTCTTGCAAACTCTGAAGACTTTGAAGTGAAAGAAGTTGAG TTGTGGGGCTTTGTATATGCTTCAAAATATGAAGAAATGCTTGCTTTGAGCCGTACAGAGGCACCTGGAATTTGTCGGTGGTGA
- the LOC107425189 gene encoding uncharacterized protein LOC107425189 → MSASQHFSSLSCEIRIKEAKNIEYLKSTGKLFVRHYLPAGNNRRIRLDTGEIPAKSDRHVWNESLSLECNGADEGSMDSSLKNEAVVFELRWRNSVPVFGKIGSSQLLGRAEIPWKEILESPNMVLDKWITMVSKSGVGPEGVKPAKLQVGIRVRVPTPAPAEVEMMDMRKQRRRSSRKKYMEEKCGCKYGHGHGCTCGDYDIFALVAALEAF, encoded by the coding sequence ATGAGTGCTTCTCAGCATTTCTCTTCTCTTAGCTGTGAGATAAGAATCAAAGAAGCCAAAAACATTGAGTATTTGAAATCCACAGGCAAGCTGTTTGTGAGGCACTATCTTCCTGCCGGAAATAACAGGAGAATCAGGCTCGACACCGGAGAAATCCCCGCCAAGTCCGACCGCCATGTTTGGAACGAGTCCTTGTCTCTGGAGTGTAATGGAGCGGATGAGGGCTCCATGGACAGCAGCCTGAAGAATGAAGCCGTGGTCTTCGAGCTCCGGTGGAGGAACTCTGTGCCGGTTTTCGGGAAAATCGGGAGTTCACAATTGTTGGGGAGGGCAGAGATTCCATGGAAGGAAATACTTGAGTCACCAAACATGGTGTTGGACAAGTGGATCACAATGGTTTCAAAAAGTGGGGTTGGTCCTGAAGGTGTTAAACCCGCAAAGCTTCAAGTCGGGATCAGAGTAAGAGTTCCGACACCGGCTCCGGCGGAAGTGGAGATGATGGATATGAGGAAGCAAAGAAGAAGATCATCAAGGAAGAAGTACATGGAAGAAAAGTGTGGGTGCAAATATGGGCATGGTCATGGATGCACTTGTGGAgattatgatatttttgcactggTGGCTGCTTTGGAGGCCTTTTAG